The following coding sequences lie in one Rutidosis leptorrhynchoides isolate AG116_Rl617_1_P2 chromosome 6, CSIRO_AGI_Rlap_v1, whole genome shotgun sequence genomic window:
- the LOC139852510 gene encoding alpha-mannosidase I MNS4-like: MRVINPMEPAKPPIAFLFIFLLISKTSIYNVSAEGVTFEEAKQLRNEVGEMFYHAFDGYMDHAFPRDELKPLSCEGEDTLGGYALTLIDSLDTLALLGDKERFTSSVEWISKNLRFDINKTVSLFETTIRILGGLLSAHLIASDYATGMRIPSYDDELLHLSEDLARRLLPAFDTPTGIPYGSVNLLYGVDENESKITSTAGGGTLTLEFGVLSRLTDDPIFEQVTKNAVRGIWARRSKINLVGAHIDVFTGEWTQKDAGIGTSIDSFYEYLLKAYILFGDEEYLYIFQEAYGAAMHYLFHDPWYVEVNMNSAALVWPLFNSLQAFWPGLQVLAGDIDPAIRTHSAFFSVWKRYGFTPEGFNLASFTVQYGQKSYPLRPELIESTYWLYKATRDPRYLDVGRDIVSSLQYGARCTCGYCHISDVEFHKQEDHMESFFLAETAKYLWLLFDLAAGPDNLVENGPYKYIFSTEGHLLPMTPRITLIREHCSYYGAYCKSSNFDQDSSSSYISKDSHQSNNSTRFQKGLGSTSYVTKYAFHKSSSSSEIIKGFCPGLTHEQMYGLSYVASPDVVHEDEPPSTHKSENGDDQSQSLVVLSDSVSNYGSMNESTNQGSVTNEN; the protein is encoded by the exons ATGCGGGTGATAAATCCCATGGAACCCGCGAAACCACCGATTGCATTCTTGTTCATATTTTTATTAATTTCAAAAACATCGATTTACAATGTTTCTGCTGAAGGTGTCACTTTTGAAGAAGCTAAACAgctcagaaatgag gttGGTGAGATGTTTTATCATGCATTTGATGGATACATGGATCATGCGTTTCCACGTGATGAGTTAAAACCTCTTTCGTGTGAAGGGGAAGACACTCTTGGTGGCTATGCTCTAACATTG ATCGACTCGTTAGATACCTTAGCTTTGCTTGGCGACAAGGAACGATTCACTTCTTCTGTCGAATGGATTAGTAAAAATCTTAGATTTGATATT AATAAAACAGTATCCTTGTTTGAAACTACGATACGGATCCTAGGAGGTTTGCTTTCTGCTCATCTCATTGCAAGTGATTATGCTACG GGTATGCGTATCCCTTCATATGATGATGAACTTCTTCACCTTTCCGAGGACCTTGCTCGTAGGTTATTACCGGCGTTCGACACTCCAACAG GAATTCCATATGGATCGGTTAATCTGTTGTACGGAGTTGATGAAAATGAAAGTAAG ATTACATCTACGGCTGGTGGCGGTACTTTGACATTAGAGTTTGGGGTGCTTAGTCGTTTAACAGATGACCCCA tatttgAGCAAGTTACCAAGAATGCTGTTCGAGGAATATGGGCACGTCGATCCAAGATAAATTTAGTCGGTGCTCATATTGATGTTTTTACTGGTGAATGGACACAGAAG GATGCTGGAATAGGAACAAGTATTGACTCATTCTATGAATATCTTTTAAAG GCGTACATTTTATTTGGAGACGAAGAGTATTTGTATATCTTCCAAGAAGCTTATGGGGCAGCTATGCACTATCTCTTTCACGATCCTTG GTATGTAGAAGTGAATATGAATTCTGCTGCACTTGTTTGGCCACTATTTAATAGTCTACAAGCGTTCTGGCCAGGTCTCCAG GTTTTAGCTGGAGATATTGATCCTGCTATTCGAACGCATTCTGCGTTTTTTAGTGTCTGGAAAAGATATGGTTTCACTCCAGAAGGCTTCAATCTTGCCTCTTTTACTGTTCAG TATGGTCAAAAGAGCTATCCACTGCGTCCAGAACTCATCGAGAGCACATACTGGCTCTACAAAGCTACCCGTGATCCTAG GTATCTTGATGTAGGACGAGACATTGTTAGTAGCTTGCAATATGGAGCTCGTTGCACATGTGGATATTGTCACATATCAGATGTTGAGTTTCATAAGCAGGAAGATCACATGGAGAGTTTCTTTTTAGCTGAAACG GCAAAATATTTGTGGCTGCTTTTTGATTTGGCTGCTGGTCCTGATAACCTAGTCGAAAATGGGCCCTACAA GTATATATTCAGCACAGAAGGCCACCTATTGCCCATGACTCCTAGAATTACGCTTATCCGTGAACATTGTTCATATTATGGAGCATACTGTAAAAGCAGCAACTTTGACCAGGATTCTTCCTCCTCTTATATATCCAAGGATTCTCACCAAAGTAATAATAGCACTCGATTTCAAAAAGGTCTGGGGTCCACTAGCTACGTTACAAAATACGCCTTTCATAAGTCCTCTTCTTCGTCTGAAATTATCAAG GGGTTTTGTCCGGGACTAACGCATGAGCAAATGTATGGCTTATCATACGTGGCTTCACCAGACGTGGTCCATGAAGATGAGCCGCCGTCTACACACAAAAGTGAGAATGGTGATGATCAAAGCCAGTCATTAGTAGTGCTTTCGGATTCGGTCTCTAACTATGGATCAATGAATGAGTCAACTAACCAAGGATCAGTGACTAATGAAAATTAG
- the LOC139855117 gene encoding uncharacterized protein has product MNIKFSCWAWSTEPKWRAESELKKLSDVISQYHFSGKNNDEWCWNFSPNKLYSATSLVNILTEIEVSLSPVPSPTETNELIPQKFGIFIWRANQNRLPVRTELDARGIDLHSTRCPVYDDDIKTLQHCLINCNKATEIWNRIRSWWNLDHLYIANLSDLSKAKIDVSKRQGFRHLAGYSLDRKLLYLEKSK; this is encoded by the coding sequence atgaatataaaaTTTTCATGTTGGGCCTGGTCTACCGAGCCAAAATGGCGTGCTGAATCAGAGTTAAAAAAGCTCTCGGACGTTATATCACAATATCATTTTTCTGGGAAAAATAATGATGAATGGTGCTGGAATTTCAGTCCCAATAAACTTTATTCGGCCACCTCTCTTGTGAACATCCTCACCGAGATAGAAGTGTCACTATCCCCTGTTCCTTCTCCTACCGAGACTAACGAGTTAATTCCCCAAAAGTTTGGAATTTTCATATGGCGAGCTAATCAAAACCGGCTCCCCGTTAGAACCGAACTCGATGCTAGGGGCATTGATCTTCACTCCACGAGATGCCCGGTTTATGACGATGATATCAAAACTCTTCAACATTGCCTTATAAATTGTAACAAGGCAACGGAAATTTGGAATCGAATCCGTTCATGGTGGAATCTCGATCATCTATACATTGCTAACCTATCAGATCTCTCGAAGGCCAAAATCGATGTTTCAAAACGTCAAGGGTTCCGACATTTGGCAGGCTACAGTTTGGATCGCAAGCTATTATATTTGGAAAAATCGAAATGA